Proteins co-encoded in one Tachysurus fulvidraco isolate hzauxx_2018 chromosome 17, HZAU_PFXX_2.0, whole genome shotgun sequence genomic window:
- the LOC113651922 gene encoding protein spire homolog 2-like: protein MVAVVSHHTHMARSTKRSSGGELETRVLSLEEVLRSYDQPLNEEQAWAVCYQCCRGAERHRYRYRAKGPESILLHWDGTVTLRPDTRTCTGFWEMVKFVWIQYVSVLLIFLWIFQRVQTFIFLNRVLPTVPISVHKPHFS, encoded by the exons ATGGTGGCGGTGGTgtcgcaccacacacacatggccaGATCAACCAAACGGAGCTCCGGGGGAGAGTTGGAGACGCGGGTCTTGTCACTGGAGGAGGTTCTGCGCTCCTACGACCAGCCGCTGAATGAGGAACAGGCCTGGGCCGTGTGTTACCAGTGCTGCCGGGGGGCGGAGCGGCATCGGTACCGGTACCGCGCTAAGGGACCCGAATCCATCTTACTGCACTGGGACGGTACCGTCACTCTGCGCCCCGACACGCGCACCTGCACCG GTTTCTGGGAGATGGTAAAGTTTGTCTGGATTCAGTACGTCAGTGTGTTGCTCATCTTCCTCTGGATCTTCCAACGTGTCCAAACCTTCATCTTCCTCAACCGTGTGCTGCCTACTGTACCTATCTCAGTGCACAAACCTCACTTCTcctga